The Sesamum indicum cultivar Zhongzhi No. 13 linkage group LG2, S_indicum_v1.0, whole genome shotgun sequence genome contains a region encoding:
- the LOC105155844 gene encoding pentatricopeptide repeat-containing protein At4g16835, mitochondrial, giving the protein MPYLQLRNAKFDLSYSLTAISVRSIHLLYNSTPKMQYPNADSNPQLLPSISSPNPLQSQFPSTLRHPHEINHVVMSNKKITSYIRRGDLNSAMEVFLNMKMRTTVTWNSILSGFSSKPGKLKEAEDLFDKIPEPDTVSYNVMLACYFKNAAVEAAKDFFYRIPIKDIASWNIMISGFSQNGRMDDAKELFDVMPRRNIVTWNAMISGYVEAGNMESALELFGKAPVKSVVARTSIITGYMKCSEVELAEKAFHEMLEKNLVTWNAMIAGYVENGRGEDALKLFKKMLELGIQANPSSSSSVLLACSNMSLLKLGKQIHQFLYKSPMYFDTTVGTSLISMYCKCGVLEDGWKLFMEMSSKDVVTWNAMISGYAQHGVSDKALHLFSEMRDKGTKPDWITFVGVLSACNHAGLVDLGIYYFEKMQKDYGIIVKPDHYTCMIDLLGRAGKLTEAVDLIKNMPFKPHSAIYGTLLGACRIHKNLEIAEFAATNLLNLDPVNPAAYVQLANVYAAKKNWEGVSRIRRSMKKNMVIKTPGCSWIEIKSVIHEFRSGDRLHSELVHIHAKLIELEKKMKLAGYVPNLESALHDVSEEQKEQLLLWHSEKLAIAFGLIRVPLGLPIRVFKNLRVCEDCHEATKFISAIEGRGIVVRDTTRFHHFQDGKCSCGDYW; this is encoded by the coding sequence ATGCCGTATCTACAGCTCAGAAATGCAAAGTTTGATCTATCCTACTCCTTGACGGCAATTTCCGTAAGATCTATACATCTCCTCTATAACTCTACTCCTAAAATGCAATACCCAAATGCTGATTCAAACCCACAACTACTTCCCTCCATATCTTCGCCAAATCCGTTGCAGTCGCAATTTCCAAGTACACTACGTCATCCGCATGAAATTAACCACGTCGTCATGAGCAACAAAAAGATAACCTCCTATATTCGACGTGGGGACCTAAACTCAGCAATGGAAGTTTTTCTAAATATGAAGATGAGGACAACGGTCACTTGGAATTCGATTCTATCCGGGTTTTCAAGCAAGCCAGGGAAACtgaaagaagcagaagacCTGTTTGATAAAATTCCTGAACCAGACACTGTTTCGTACAATGTCATGTTGGCTTGTTACTTCAAAAATGCTGCTGTGGAGGCAGCTAAAGATTTCTTCTATCGAATCCCGATTAAAGATATTGCATCATGGAACATTATGATTTCAGGGTTTTCGCAAAATGGGAGGATGGATGATGCTAAGGAGTTGTTTGATGTCATGCCAAGAAGAAATATTGTGACCTGGAATGCGATGATATCGGGATATGTTGAGGCTGGGAATATGGAATCAGCGCTAGAATTATTTGGAAAGGCTCCTGTGAAGAGTGTAGTTGCCCGGACGAGTATAATCACTGGGTATATGAAGTGCAGTGAGGTTGAATTGGCTGAAAAAGCTTTTCATGAAATGCTGGAAAAGAATTTGGTAACCTGGAATGCAATGATTGCGGGTTACGTGGAAAATGGTAGAGGAGAGGATGCTTTGAagcttttcaagaaaatgttgGAATTGGGGATCCAGGCCAATCCGTCAAGCTCGAGTAGTGTTCTTTTGGCTTGTAGTAATATGTCACTGTTGAAATTGGGGAaacaaattcatcaatttttgtaCAAGTCCCCTATGTATTTTGACACGACTGTAGGAACTTCATTGATCAGCATGTACTGCAAGTGTGGGGTTCTGGAAGATGGATGGAAATTGTTTATGGAGATGTCATCTAAAGATGTGGTGACTTGGAATGCAATGATTTCAGGCTATGCCCAGCATGGGGTCAGCGACAAGGCTCTCCATCTGTTTTCTGAGATGAGAGATAAAGGAACGAAACCAGATTGGATTACCTTTGTTGGAGTCTTATCTGCCTGTAATCATGCTGGATTAGTGGATCTTGGGATTTATTATTTCGAGAAAATGCAAAAGGATTATGGAATTATAGTAAAACCAGATCACTACACATGTATGATTGATCTACTTGGTCGAGCTGGTAAGCTTACTGAGGCAGTggatttgattaaaaatatgcCCTTTAAACCTCATTCTGCAATATATGGAACCCTTCTAGGTGCTTGTAGGATACATAAGAATTTAGAAATTGCTGAGTTTGCTGCCACAAACTTGCTTAACCTCGATCCTGTTAATCCGGCTGCCTACGTGCAACTTGCTAATGTCTATGCTGCAAAGAAGAACTGGGAAGGTGTTTCTAGAATTAGAAGatcaatgaagaaaaatatggtCATTAAAACACCTGGATGTAGCTGGATTGAGATAAAGAGTGTAATTCATGAGTTCAGATCAGGAGATAGGCTTCACTCTGAGCTTGTACACATACATGCCAAACTCATTGAgcttgagaaaaaaatgaagttggCAGGTTATGTGCCTAATCTTGAATCTGCTTTGCATGACGTCTCGGAGGAGCAAAAAGAGCAGCTACTTCTGTGGCATAGTGAGAAACTTGCTATAGCCTTTGGATTAATAAGGGTGCCATTGGGTCTACCAATCAGAGTATTTAAGAACCTCAGAGTTTGTGAAGACTGCCATGAGGCCACAAAATTTATCTCAGCAATAGAAGGTAGGGGAATAGTTGTGAGAGATACGACAAGATTTCACCATTTTCAGGACGGAAAATGCTCTTGTGGCGATTACTGGTAG